The Myxococcota bacterium genome has a window encoding:
- a CDS encoding ATP-binding cassette domain-containing protein, which yields MPTTVEMPDRGNSRVDVVSVRLAFGDRRVFDGLSCRFSQAKISVILGASGVGKSTLLRLMAGLQRPNYGDIWIGEEEISRLPERQMRRVRKRLGMMFQGGALLDSMTVFDNVALPLRERTRLREKEIAERVHAQFEAVGLKRVDSLLPGELSGGMKKRAALARAMVTEPEILLIDEPFSGLDPLAVRLIEALLVEVNHTKGLTMILTNHHIGSTMRMADEVVFLVDGAAISGTVKEIKESPDPRLQRFLVAAGTGPALEDAS from the coding sequence TTGCCCACGACGGTAGAGATGCCCGACCGGGGAAATTCGCGGGTCGACGTGGTGTCGGTGCGGCTCGCATTCGGCGACCGCCGCGTGTTCGACGGCCTGTCGTGCCGCTTCTCGCAGGCGAAGATCTCGGTGATCCTGGGCGCGAGCGGCGTCGGCAAGAGCACGCTCCTGCGACTCATGGCGGGCCTGCAGCGGCCCAACTACGGCGACATCTGGATCGGCGAAGAGGAGATCTCGCGTCTGCCCGAGCGCCAGATGCGCCGCGTGCGCAAGCGCCTGGGCATGATGTTCCAGGGCGGCGCGCTGCTCGACTCGATGACCGTGTTCGACAACGTGGCCCTGCCGCTGCGCGAGCGCACGCGCCTGCGCGAGAAGGAGATCGCCGAGCGCGTGCACGCCCAGTTCGAGGCGGTGGGCCTGAAGCGCGTCGACTCGCTCTTGCCCGGAGAGCTGTCCGGCGGCATGAAGAAGCGCGCCGCGCTCGCGCGCGCCATGGTCACCGAGCCCGAGATCCTCTTGATCGACGAGCCATTCTCGGGTCTCGACCCGCTCGCGGTGCGCCTGATCGAAGCGCTGCTCGTCGAGGTGAACCACACGAAGGGACTCACGATGATCCTCACCAATCACCACATCGGGTCCACCATGCGCATGGCCGACGAGGTGGTCTTCCTGGTCGATGGCGCGGCGATCTCCGGCACCGTGAAGGAGATCAAGGAGAGTCCCGACCCGCGCCTCCAGCGCTTTCTCGTGGCCGCCGGGACCGGCCCCGCGCTCGAGGACGCGAGCTGA